TTATTGGTGTAAAATTTTCTGAAGCAGTTCTGGTGAAACAGGCCTATCTAATTTAGTGGGTATGAGATGCTGTAGAAAACTCTATAGAAATTACTCCAAAAATCTATAGGGTTTCATAGAAAATTATTACAAGTTTCATTGAGCAACTGAAGTTGTCTACAGTAAGAGTATAACTCAATTAAATTCTATATAGGATAATTCAGAAAACCTTTCTGCCATTGAATCACTGTTTGGTCTTGGGCCAGgcattctgtgcctctgttttagcCATCTGGGACGTTGGTTCAGTATTGACTTAAGAGTAAGCGTCACCTATTCAACAATCAACACCGCTTCCCATGGCAACGTGGGCAATTTCCATGACCACGTGCACTTGGAATTCCCTTGCTCTCCCATACCAAGACCAATCAGTCCTGACCTTGCTTGCAGGTGAGAACTAAGGGGCTCTTTGCGGAAGATGGTGTCAATACAGATCATTAGCTAGAGCTGTGTGTGTACAACACTGAAATCCATTGGGCATTCTGTATGAAGATAATATATGATCAGCTGAAGTtatgtgatcaattgttcttcatgttcactgaaggtaagacaaggagtaatgggcttaatctgcagcaaaggggatttaagttagatattagagaaagctttctaactctcagggtagttaagctctggaataggcttccaagggaggttgtagaatctgcatcactggaggtttctaagaacaggttggacaaacacctgtcagggatgctctatGTTTATGTGGTCCTGACTCAGCACAGGAGGGAGGtcccttctccatggggtacagGAGATGTTGCCTtgatttttcaaaacaattttcaGCCATATAAAAAACCGTGGGGCTTTTATTTAGTggaaggaaaggagagagggCCAGTATTCAAGGCACTGCCCTCAAATTTGGGAGtcctgggttcaagtccttgctctgacacaggcctcctgtgtgaccttgggcaagacctttaccctctctgtgtctcagttccccctctgtcaAATGAGATGTATAGCATTTCCCAGCCTCACAGAGGTATTGGGAGGATAAATGCATTGAAATGGTGAGGTGCTCAAACACTATGGCAACGGGGCCATATTGGAACCTGACTGAGGACAAAAGAGCTCTGGAATATTAGCATGCTGATTATCCAGTGTTGGGCGGAGGGCTAGACAGACAGGAAGCATACTGACAAAGAAGTGTAACTACCCATAAACCTCGTCTCTCTCCCCATATTCTGCCAACTTTCTGCCCAGACAAATTTTCTTACCGCCTGTTTTCTGAAAGACCGAACAGCCTGTGTTACAATATTCCTAAGGATAACAAACTCTGAGCAGACAAGCAGTCATCAACCTggctctgtaaaaagcagcaaagccaTCTCACTTCCTGTGGTAGCTGGCCAACTAATCATCAATCAGCCCCCTTTTTGTTTCCGTGGGTAGGTAtctcctgcagccccagaggaATTTCATTGTAAGTCAGCACTCAGTTTTGTCAATGTGTTAGAAAAGTGATCCTGCCAAGCTAATGAAAACTcagaggaaatgaaaggaacctTGATACTTTGGTGCTGAGTGAGATTACACTTTGAAAAGGAATTATTgggcgggaggggagagagagacaaggtaattCAGCTTCTATGCTTTGAACCGCATGTTTATCACTGAAGTGCTGTCAGTTTCCCTCCTATGTGGTTTTTCTTCAACGTTTTGCTTTGTCTATTAATAACAGCAGAGTAGCTCTTACACTGtatttttcatccacagatctcaaagcactttacaaaggaagcgGGTCTcgttagctccattttacagatagggaaatagAAGCATAGGGAAAAGgattgatttgcccaaggtcggTCAGGTCAGTCTGCTTCTCCCATGTACTTACACTTAGGTGCCACAGACAGATTCACCCTCATGAAGTACAGGCAATAAATGAAATAAGTGAATGGAAAGATACCTTATTTCAGGGAAATAAAGCTCCATTTGGCAATAATCATCTCTCTAGCATGCATCCCCTACCCAATAGATTTGCAAGGGCCATCCGTCCCTAACGGCACTCCTCCATTCCACGCTGGCTTCTGCTCAGTTtgccttctctgaacttttctgTTTCAATCCATTTGCCTGCAAATCTGTCTATCTGTTCCTGGTGATAGGGATCCACCTCTATGGGCCTCCTTCAGTCAGGTACTTTAATTCGATGGCTGTGATGTAACAAGAAGGGACTCTGCATCTCAGTGGAGTCTATGGATTGAAGGCTATGGCTGCATTTGATGTGGCACAGGCAGAAGGGCAGCAAAAGAACAGCTCTTTCAGTAATAATCATTCTATCAGAGTGTTTATCCAGCAATCTATTACTGTAGGTGACTGGCTGCTTGTCCCTCTGCCCTGGCCTCTCTCTCAAACTCCATTCCTGTATTGTTATTGTGCTGCCTGGCTTCTACAGCTTTGAAGTGATCGAATTTAGAAAGAGGCATAGCAGAGACAGGTGCAGCATCCACACAACTGAGCTGATACACCACAGTCCTGATCTGCAGAATCCCTTGAAACTCCAGTCCGGGGCTCCACACGGCTCTGCTAATGCATGTCCATCCAAACTTGCAGAACCAGCCCTCAGCTCCCATGCAGCTACGAGTGCATCTCAGTCCTGATCTACATTGCAGGTCCCTGGCCCACTATTCCAAACCCCTCTGGAACAGAGATTGGCAGTTCTGTTCCCTAAGGGGTGGTAGTTTTATAAATATAAACATCTTATTGTTAGTGGACAGACAGTTCACATGGCCGTGGAGAGTTTTGAATGATGTGTTTATGTTAAGGAAAAACCAATTTGGCTTACCATTGTAATAAGATGCGAAAAGGGATTTGTTTagattttccttctgtttttatGATTCTCTGGATTCTCACACAATACATTGCcagattattattaataataataattaataataatattatacAAATAATTCCCACAGTGCCTAAAGGCACCAGCCATGATTAAGATCCCACTATgctagcactgtacaaacacccaGTAAGGAACAGTCCCAAAAGGTCATGAGTCCAACTGTGAAGACAGAAGAAAGGGTGGAAGAAAGGAACTATAATCCTCACTCTAtaaagggggaactgaggcacaaagagattaagggaTTTAACCAAGGTCACGTAGGAAGCCTCTGGCAGAGGTAaaaattgaacccagctctcctgagtcctgtATCTTTTTGCCTTAACCATCCTTCCCCTCCACGAAAAATGTCAAaacctggccctattgaagttaatgatgAAATTCCCATTGCCATTAATGAAATCTGAATTTGACATAAATttttctcacacacaaaaaattaacCCTGCTAAGAAAACAGAAATCCGCTCTTGACTTTTGGGGGGTGTTTGTTTCAGGGGGTGCAAGAGGTACATCAACTCTGTATGGAAACAGCCATGGAAAAATGATGCCCTCTGAAGTTCAGCTAAAATCCATCTCATTCTGTTTCAGCAAATCCAAGATCCTTTCCCTTAGTGCCCCCTCGTCTCCTCAAGTCTGGCGTCTGCGCAAAAGCTGAGCGATACTGATAAGCCTGATAAAAGGCCTCTTTGCCGAACTGATAATGCACCAACTCTCATCTCCTTTTGCAGCAGCTCCGGCAACCTGTCTAAAAGGAGCATGTGGCTTTGTACAAAAGTGACATTTTTATTACCCTGGCCTTGTTTAACCAAGGACAGTAAGTGGCAGTGAAACATAGTGGTACCTGTGACTGACCATCAGAGGCAGTTCCAATCTCTGAATCTACTGCTAGAGAGAGAGCAGTGCTTCACAAACTGAAGGCTAATTCTCCCTTGCCTGCTTGCACTCAATTACCTTTAACCAGGGGGGATGTGTGTGCATGGTGAGGGCTGTTATGTCTGTGGAATAAAGGAGGAATTCAAATTTACATCTGTACCGTTCTCCCTTTTTGCTATATGTTTTGTCGACAAATGGGCAATTTCAAGCCTCTGTGGTCAGGGGAGGTTCCCTACAAGACTTACaattatatttgcctagttttagaaATAGAAGTAGCGTtaatcccccattttacagatgagaactgAGCCTCTGAGAGGGGAAGCAATTTGCTCAAGGTTACAAGCTGGTCatggacagagccaggaatagaactcaggttgGTTTCTCGACTCCTAACCCTGTGCTCTAACTGCTAGATCATGCTTCTTCCTTTAAGAAGAGGAATTAATCTTCTACATGAAGAGGACTGTGGTCCATTACTTGTATCACTCAGCTAGAAGAGACTTAAACTGCAACTGAGGAAATGAAGATTAAATGTTAGGACAAATTCTAATTACAGTGAAATGGGCAGTATAGTTCACCTGCAACAGGCAACACTTCTGCTTGGAGGGCTCTCTTTTAAGTATCCCCAAGATTTCCCAAACAATTTCACTTCACCTGTAGTTAAAAAGCCAGCTGTCTTAGCAACCAGTTTTTGCCAGTCCCCTGGGTGCTTTTGCTTATGGCAGGTTTCAATGTCCTTTCATTAACAGCTAGTCTCTCCAGGCTGTTTTTCATAAGGCAGGGTTGCAGGGATTTTTGATTTCTTATCAGATTTTGATCGTTTCCTATCTTGCATTGCATAGAATCGGATCGCTCATATCTGTGTGTTTTGGGCTATGCTGTGCTCTCTTTCAGTGTCACTGACAGCAGAATTTCACTTCACATACCTGTAACAACTAAAAGTATTGTCTTTAGTACAGCTTCTTTTTTGACTAAAATCATGCAAAAATTTGCCTACAATGTggacacttctttttttttccctttccacaCCCCTCAGGCAACCAGAACCTGTGAGTTTCAATAATTAGGTTTttagattaattaaaaaaaagggggCAAGCAGAGAAAGAATAAAGGGAAAGTCTCTATCAGGTGCAGAGGAAACACACTGGTCTCCACTGCACTGAACCTCTGTTTCTATGCAGATTCTCCACAGActtgcacctggcattggcattTACAAGGGGAGGGTAAATGGACCCTGCCATTCTAACACCCACACTGGGCACAGATGTCAACGGACACGCATTATGCAAGGCGTCAGAGAATCAAATCTGGCATTGCAAGAGAGTTAAAGAGGCAGTACACAGAAAACATTAGGCTAATAGCTACATAGCTCACTCTGCCACCAGTCATCACTACccagtccccctccctccagaACAGAAAGTCAAAACACTATTTCTCCCTCATCCCTATCAGCTGCCAATCCCCTACTGCTCCCATCTCACTCACATCACACTGTCCCCCACCAAAGGTCATATCAACCCCTGCATTCGGGGGCTGTCACCAGGCAGGCTCTGAAATGCTGGGTATTCTGATGCATCCGTGCTgggagggcaggagagtttgGTAAATGATGTCAGAGGAGAAGTTGGGTCCAGCTGCCGACTGGCTATAGCTGCAATAATAGTATTTCTCTTCTCCTCCTTTGCAGAGGGGGACACCTGGTAACAGTAAAATCTCCCTTTCATGTGCCTCCTTCTCCCATATAGAAAGAACTCTGCTGAGGGAGCCAACTTGCTGTcagtgggactagaacccaggtctaaACTCTCAGTCTCTTGCTCTAACTACAAAGGCAGGTTGCTATCTTGACTCAGGTGACTGGTCAATCACTGGCACCCATGCTGTAGTGAACCAGTAGACATGGCTCCATCAATAACCTCTGGCTGCTTTTTTGAAAATGCTGATTTTGGTTGATTTATGTAGCTTTGATACAAGAGGTAAGAGAAATTCCCCGCTGGGAATTGCAGAACTGGCTGCGATACAGTGGAAGCAGAAATTTGCTGCCTCGTTTATTTGTCTTTCTGCTGCCTTCCCACCCACCCTTAATACTTTTTATATTGAAAAACTGAAACCACTTTGCTCAGCCTTAAGCTTTGTCTTTCCCAAGACACTCTTAATTGTATCTCTGTACCTCTTCCCATTCGCAGATGCATAAGAAGATTAAAGATAGAACTGTAATAGATTTGGTTAGGTTTTAATAAGATTTGCTAAAAACGCTGCAGAGAGCGCATATCATGGAGAATGTTGCTACTCTTTCTCTTTGATATACTGAAGGCTTCTTAGGCAGCTCTGCTCAGGAAACACTTTCTCCTCCTGGAGTTTGAAGATGGAATTCTTGATTTTCAATAGAAGAAATAGTTTCCATTAAAGAAAGCAATATCTACTTTATAATTTTAATGTTTAGTGAAGGTGGTTTTACATTGTAACCTGACAGGAGTGACGGGCTCTCATATCATCATCCATTTATAATTAGTCAAAAAAAGATTTTGACAAAGATCATGGGCCTTCTAGAAGATATCTAAGAatctagattttcaaaagtgattagtgattttgggtacCTAACTTGAGTTGCCTTCAAAGATGTCTGCTTTGCCGAGGGTTAGCTTTCGGCACTTTCTGTAAACCAGCCCCTTCAAGGTCTCTTAAGTTGACCccccaaaaattgaggcaccaTAAATCACTAGTCCCTTTGGAAAATGTCCAAATTGTCTTCACTTCTCATCCCTCCCTGCCTTATATAAAAGAACCCTAAAGAGCTTTTATTAAAAGTATTGACCCAAATCAGTAACAAGATACGTGCAAACTTACTACCACGGGAAAGAGGCCATTCAAAGCAAGTAGTTCACCACTCCTGCTTCACTCCGTGAGCATTCTCTATAAATTAGGTAATGATGAAGGTGTTAAATAATTACTTATCATTATTTAACCTTAAAAGGGGCATAAAAAATACCAGAAGACGGGAATGGCCCTACCAAAAAGCTCTTCTAATGCAGGATGCACTTGTGCCCAGATTCTATGATTAGGAGACAAAGCTTTTCAATATGGTGTCAATGTTGCACAATGTGCTATCACCCCTTTGTGTAATCTGACAGCAGCACTCGTTTGGCAAAGCTATTTTCCCGATGTCTTAAATGTTGTTTCCTTTTACCCCGCCCTAGCACAACTATGGCTGGAGATTCTAGGATCTTCATGAACCAGGACATGGAAATTGGAGTCACACCCGTGGATTCCAAGAAGTTTCCCAGACAGCTGCGGGACTATGTCCCTATCGCAACTGACCGAACCCGTCTCCTGGCAGCAGAAATCAAGAAGCCGCGCCAGCGTTACATGGAGAAGAGTGGCAAGTGCAATGTGCACCATGGAAATGTCCATGAAACCTACCGGTACCTTAGCGACCTCTTCACTACTCTGGTGGACCTCAAGTGGCGTTTTAACCTCCTTGTCTTTACCATGGTTTATACTGTCACGTGGTTGTTTTTTGGGTTCATTTGGTGGCTTATTGCCTACATCCGGGGAGATCTGGACCATCTCGAAGATGAGAACTGGATCCCCTGTGTTGAAAATCTCAGTGGATTTGTCTCCGCGTTTCTGTTTTCCATTGAGACTGAGACCACAATTGGGTACGGCTACAGGGTTATCACTGAAAAGTGCCCCGAGGGCATCATACTGCTCCTGATTCAGGCTATTCTAGGCTCCATTGTCAATGCGTTCATGGTAGGGTGCATGTTTGTCAAAATCAGCCAACCAAAGAAAAGGGCCGAGACCCTCATGTTTTCCAACAATGCAGTGATTTCTATCAGGGATGAGAAGCTCTGTCTAATGTTCCGGGTCGGGGACCTCCGGAATTCCCACATTGTTGAGGCTTCCATTAGAGCCAAGTTGATCAAGTCCAAACAGACCAAAGAAGGGGAGTTTATCCCCTTGAACCAAACGGATATCAACGTGGGCTTTGATACAGGGGACGACAGGCTATTCCTGGTTTCACCACTCATCATCTCACACGAAATCAATGAGAAGAGCCCCTTCTGGGAGATGTCCCGTGCCCAGCTGGAGAAGGAGGAGTTTGAAATCGTGGTCATCTTGGAAGGAATGGTCGAAGCAACAGGTAAGCTTTGCCAAAAATAACCAGCACAGAGCAAAAAGACAATGCAGCTGGcattaaaatgtcaacatttgcCAGTGACACCTAGGCTATGTATATGGGTCTTtgtcccctgctcctcccagggGCTGGTCCATATAAGTGAGATGAGTCTTATACAGCTTCTAAATACAAAAGGGGGTTCTGTGTGACATCACACGAAGCATGGGAGGGGGACCCAGTTTGGAGAGAAGTAAGAATGCCCATGTACTTTTTCCACAACTCAAAGCAAACCTAGACTTTCAATGTTCGGAAGTGTTTGGCTAAAAGGCCATTTCTGGCTCCCACCCAGAAGGAGCTAAAGGAGAGCTTCTGTGGCCCTTTACCCAACATTCTCTTTTTAACTGTGTAGAAGCTACTGTGGTCTAGTAGTTAGGGTGGTAGACTGATTTTTTTAAGAGACCTTGGTTTGATTCCTGACATTCTTCTGCTGCAAGTCATTAGCCAGAAGccgggaatgggcaataggggatggatcacttgatgattacctcttctgatcattccctctggggcacccggcattggccagcgttggaagacaggatactgggctacatggacctttgatctaacaagtatggctgttcttatgttttggcTCAAGTCGTTGTGACTGAGGCATTTAGTTCTGCAAGTCCTGGGTTCAACCCCAACTGTTGTCACAGTTCTATCCTGTTTTTAAAGTAGGCATGACTGAGCTATGTTAGATATATAGTGTTACTGTTCAGTGATGATCCCTCTACCATCAGTCACCACTCTGATGGAGGATGAGAAGAGTAGATATTTGTTACACTTTACGTTTTCACCAGCTGGGTTAAACTAAACATCTCAGAAGCATAGCAGGTTTCTTGTGCGTGTCAAGCATAATCATTAGGTGTGTTGGAACAACAGGTGCAGAGCTGGAGTTAAATGGGGATTATTATGTTCTAGtctggaatagtctcccaagagAACTGGTGGGAGGTTTGTTCCCTGGGTCATTTTAAACCAGACTGAGCAAAGCACGGGGATACGCTGTAGGAAACCATCAACTCTGCACTAGCTAGACGTGACCTAATTAGAGAGGGGGCCCAACAGCCACAAAGTCCTGATTTTGAACACTCCTATGTTCAGCCTGTTTTGGAGCTGAGAGTTTGGTTGGAGACCTCATCTTTTGACTTCATGAGTCTTTTTCCATCTGGATTGAGGGTCAGTAGTCTAAAATGGCACTCATAATGAATATTAATTTGTATTTACTTTATCTGCATGTATGTAGTTTATCTCATGATACATTATAGGTACGTGATAAAAGATACTTGATTTCTTCACAAACCTCTTCACAATTATGCAGAAAATACATCTCAATGAGGATCAGAGAGAGAGTATGTACAGATCATTTCCCCCCTACTACAGTGCAACCACCTCTAGGTGGAATGTAGCAGCTGTTAAACAGCACTATGTAACAGATAGGATGGGAGAGATATGGCTGGCTGAGCTTTCTTTCCACGCCAAAGCCTCATTGCACATAGATGTGTGGTGCCAAATCTGCAGCTAAAAGCAGCGCTGACTTTCTCAAGGAGAGTTTGAAGAGCGTGCAGCGAGACAGAAAACAGACAAGTGTCATGCAGTGTCATCGGGTGTCACCCAGTGTCAATAAATTGAGTCCCAGCGTCCTCTCATGGATAGGTGTTCCCAGCCAGTTATTCCCAAAACTGGAATGCAAAAGTATTTGTAGCACAACCTGAAATTATTCTGTGTCTTTAAATCGCTGTTTCACTTTCCAGCAAGTATGAGAAGGCAGATGCAGTCCTTATAGATCACAGGGGCTGGAAACAGTCTGAACTCCCTGGGACACAGGAAGTGACTACTTGTTGGCTACTGTAACATCTGTTCCTGATGATTCCCTATGCAACATTAAATATACACGCACCCGTTTGCTAGGGCACATTCTCTGTGGAGTGCTCTATGTAAGGTGGAaagcgtgtctctctcaccaacagaagtgggtccagtAAAAGACGTCatttcatccaccttgtctctctaacatcctgagaCCGACACAACTACAATACTGCATAACAGTTGTCTCCATGTCATTTTTTTCCTACCTCACCTTAATAGCTGGCATCACACTAAGCATGGAAGGGTGGcccagtatggggagaagaactCCTGCGTGCTTTGTCAAAGCAAACTTGGGACGTTCAACATTCTGAAGTGTTTGGCTAAAGGCGCATCTTCATCTCCCATCCagagggagctggaggagagcATCTGGGGCCCTCTACCCAACACTCTCTTCTTAACTGAGTGTTTGGCCCCATGGCCTAGTAGTTAGAGTGGTGAACTGGGTTTTAAGAGATGTGGGTTTGATTCTTGGCATTCTTCTGCTGGAGGCTTCCAGGCCCAGGTCTCTATATCTGGCTGTTCTGCTGACTCTCGGTATAACCTTTGGTGCATACAGTAACCTTTCTGGGATCCAGTATCAGATGGGAGACATGCCTTCCTACCCAACCCCAGGGGTTTTCTGAATATTAAAGTGCTTGTGAAGGGCAGGGCAGATCTTTCAGTGCTCCCTGGAATAGCATATCTGCAGCCATGTCTGTTCTCAGTGTAGCCTGAAGTGGGGCACTACCCAGCCAGCAGCATGGGGGGTTAGGAATTAAGTCCCAGCTGGGAAATTCAGAGTTGGCTCAATGAGGTTGGAAAGCAGAGGTGCACTTGAGCCTTGGTAAGTTCAGAGCCTTAGAGTGTGGTTGGCCTAATATCAGGAGAGAGGAAGGCATTGTTATCTAGAAGCAAGGACCAAGCCTTCTGGAGGCAGAAGAGCCACCGCTAGTATTGTGTGTGTATAGGAAGATCAGCCTTTTGGTGTTTAAGGGGTTAAGCCACAGGAGAGGCCTGAGTCTGGTGACTGGAATGAGTTTGGGGGAAGGGTTAGCCCTGTACAGATGGACTCTGAAATGCCAGAGTGGGCTTTTTAACTTAACCTGAGTCCCCTGCAAagtttctctccctgccccagtgtTACTATCATGCCTTACTAGTGGTGCTTGAATGGAGTGCAGTTATTCCTGACTCTTAAAACAACCTTCACCATACCACTTGGTGCTTTAACGTCCACGTTTAAGGGAGCTAGGGGTGGAAAACCTAACTTCTATGACAtttgcccctccctccctggtggcaTTCAAGAGCCACTTCTGTGGCCCCCAGAGATGACTATTACCATAATTGTGTCGGAAATACTCAAATGGACAAATAAGCAGATTTTTAACCAATGAAACACTAATTAAATATGACTGCATTGTGCCTTGACCTTGCCAAATCTCTGAGCACAGACAGTCCCAGAGATGGGAGAACACTGGCTGTCTATTTCAGAGTGTGCTTTAGCACAGATGCAAGCAACTCGCTGGTGAAAATTGGCAGAGCTATGTGGGGTTCACTGGAGCTGGTCCAAGAGTTCCAACCATCCCACTCAATCAGCTGCAAACTAGTTTGATTACTTCCCGTTTATGGCTATCATGCCGTTTACCACCAGTGGGCTCCTTAATAtcctagaacagaggttctccACCTATGGGTtgggacccaaaattgggtcTCCAGAACGTTTCAAAGGGATgtgtggcagctcctgtcccacagggctgaCTGGACTCGCCTCCCTGTTCCAGGCACTGCAACTTCTTGGGTCCCAGCACCACTCAAGTTTGGCCCAGCCGTCATAATGATGGGAGCCTgggtaggccaaatttgagtgagtggctcTGCAACATCATCAGCCAGGTCACAGCTccactcacacaaatttggtCCAATCAGAGTGCCGGGAACAAAACTGAGGAGGGGTACAGCCAAAGGGATTGCACTGCATGGATCGGAGAGCAAAGCCCAGTCAGCTCCATagcacaggagctgcaggagccacCTTTGTGGAGTGAGTGCCAGGCAGAATGCAAGCCCCAGCTCCCACATACACACGCACCAGGGACAGGACCTGACCAAAACCACAACAGGGCTTCCAACCCCAAACTATTTGCTGGGTCGcaacaggccataaacatttacaaatggatcCTGAGCCACAAAAAGGTGAAGAATCACTGGCCTAGAAGGTTTTACTCTAAGAACTCAGCAATTGTCACCTACCAGGGCAGACTTAGCTGCAACAGGGCCTAGAGGAAGACGATCCCTCAAACCGCTGGGTCCCAGACCATCCCTGGCTTTCAAAATTGTCAGGCACACCTCAGAAGCAAACAGGACACCAGGACAAAGACAAGGACAGATGATTTCCCCAGCTTCTTTCCTTGGT
The Gopherus flavomarginatus isolate rGopFla2 chromosome 13, rGopFla2.mat.asm, whole genome shotgun sequence genome window above contains:
- the KCNJ5 gene encoding G protein-activated inward rectifier potassium channel 4, with product MAGDSRIFMNQDMEIGVTPVDSKKFPRQLRDYVPIATDRTRLLAAEIKKPRQRYMEKSGKCNVHHGNVHETYRYLSDLFTTLVDLKWRFNLLVFTMVYTVTWLFFGFIWWLIAYIRGDLDHLEDENWIPCVENLSGFVSAFLFSIETETTIGYGYRVITEKCPEGIILLLIQAILGSIVNAFMVGCMFVKISQPKKRAETLMFSNNAVISIRDEKLCLMFRVGDLRNSHIVEASIRAKLIKSKQTKEGEFIPLNQTDINVGFDTGDDRLFLVSPLIISHEINEKSPFWEMSRAQLEKEEFEIVVILEGMVEATGMTCQARSSYMDTEVLWGHRFTPVLTLEKDFYEVDYNSFHCTYETNTPTCCAKELAQSFQEGRLLRHLSSATLLSGGEEAETAKEEQEAEEEGREVAGLNGANGTAGEEPSVHVSSALLMSGRIMESETRADLCKAEWRAFETKYFSPAAFATQASQRGAST